The genomic region GTGGCCCAGATCAATCGTCGAACGAACCACGACCTGATCCTTGTCGTTGTGGGTCATGCCTATGACAAACGATTTGTCTATTTTTACAGAATCAATCGGCAATTTCGTCAGATATCCCAATGATGTATATCCCGTTCCAAAGTCATCGATGGAAAGCTTTACTCCCATGTCGTGCAGCTGGTCCATGACCTTGAGCGCATTGGCATGATTGATCATGATCGCGCTTTCGGTAATCTCCAATTCCAACCAGAATGGTTCAAGGCCCGAGACTTCAAGAATCTCTTTGATGAGTCTCGGAAGGTGGGGATCCTGGAGATTACGGACTGAGAGATTGATCGCCAGGGAAAGTTGAATTCCTGCTTGATGAAAAAGCCGGATTTGCCGGGTTGCTTCTTGTAGTACCCATCGCGTCAATGGAATGATCAGACCCGTTTGTTCGGCCGGCACAATAAATTGGTCCGGCGGGATCAGGCCATGCTGGGGATGCTGCCAACGAACCAGCGCCTCCATTCCGGTCACCGCATTTGTCTTAAGATCGACTATCGGCTGATAATGAAGACAGAGCTGGGTATTGATTGCATCGCGCAATTCTCCCATCAGGCTCAATTTACGGGGATTATGTCGATCGTGGTCAACTGTATAAATCATATGACCGCTTCCC from Nitrospirota bacterium harbors:
- a CDS encoding EAL domain-containing protein, giving the protein EVLEQSFLIQDIHIAVEVSIGIALYPDQGTDAQSLIQHADVAMYAAKERGSGHMIYTVDHDRHNPRKLSLMGELRDAINTQLCLHYQPIVDLKTNAVTGMEALVRWQHPQHGLIPPDQFIVPAEQTGLIIPLTRWVLQEATRQIRLFHQAGIQLSLAINLSVRNLQDPHLPRLIKEILEVSGLEPFWLELEITESAIMINHANALKVMDQLHDMGVKLSIDDFGTGYTSLGYLTKLPIDSVKIDKSFVIGMTHNDKDQVVVRSTIDLGHNLGLKVIAEGVENQENLNQLASFGCDEAQGFHMCRPLPAMLLERWLTDGSTWGNKTVSGKMARKHL